One Paraburkholderia caffeinilytica DNA segment encodes these proteins:
- the glnH gene encoding glutamine ABC transporter substrate-binding protein GlnH, whose amino-acid sequence MGRRSFLMSMVAVAMLGTTFAHADTKELVVGTDTSFMPFEFKQGDKYVGFDLDLWAEIAKDQGWKYKIQPMDFSGLIPALQTQNIDVALSGMTIKEERKKAIDFSDPYYDSGLAAMVQTGNTSIKSIDDLNGKVIAAKTGTATIDWIKAHLKPKEIRQFPNIDQAYLALEAGRVDAAMHDTPNVLYFVSTAGKGKVQVAGTPVTGDKYGIGFPKGSPLVAKVNEELTKMKADGRYATLYKKWFGSEPPKS is encoded by the coding sequence ATGGGACGTCGCTCCTTCCTCATGTCTATGGTTGCTGTCGCCATGCTCGGCACAACCTTCGCCCACGCCGACACCAAAGAACTCGTTGTCGGCACCGACACCTCGTTCATGCCCTTCGAATTCAAGCAGGGCGACAAGTACGTCGGCTTCGATCTCGACCTGTGGGCGGAGATCGCGAAAGATCAGGGCTGGAAATACAAGATTCAGCCGATGGATTTCAGCGGGCTGATCCCGGCCCTGCAAACGCAGAACATCGACGTCGCGCTCTCGGGCATGACGATCAAGGAAGAACGCAAGAAGGCGATCGATTTCTCCGACCCGTACTATGACAGCGGCCTCGCCGCGATGGTGCAAACCGGCAACACCAGCATCAAATCCATCGACGACCTGAATGGCAAGGTCATCGCCGCCAAAACCGGCACGGCCACCATCGACTGGATCAAGGCGCACCTGAAGCCTAAGGAGATCCGCCAGTTCCCGAACATCGACCAGGCCTATCTCGCGCTGGAGGCGGGCCGCGTGGACGCCGCCATGCACGACACGCCGAATGTGCTCTATTTCGTCAGCACCGCGGGCAAAGGCAAGGTGCAGGTCGCCGGCACGCCGGTCACGGGCGACAAATACGGTATCGGTTTCCCGAAGGGCAGCCCGCTGGTCGCGAAGGTCAATGAAGAGTTGACCAAGATGAAGGCCGACGGCCGCTACGCGACGCTGTACAAGAAGTGGTTCGGTTCGGAGCCGCCCAAGTCGTAA
- the glnP gene encoding glutamine ABC transporter permease GlnP — protein sequence MEFDWSVIWTALPDLMAGVKLTVFIAFVGLAGGFTVGVIAGMFRAYGPLALNVIAQVYIELIRGTPIVVQVMFLYFALPLLAHIRIDGLTAAIIAITVNSGAYLAEVVRGALLSIPKGLMEAGLAMGLSMPRVLLKIVGPLAFRRLIPPLGNQCIVSLKDTSLFIVIGVGELTRQGQEIIAGNFRAVEIWSAVAVIYLVLTGVMTLSLRLVERRMRIL from the coding sequence GTGGAATTCGATTGGTCAGTTATCTGGACTGCACTTCCAGACTTGATGGCCGGCGTGAAATTGACGGTGTTCATCGCGTTCGTGGGACTGGCCGGCGGATTTACCGTCGGCGTCATCGCCGGCATGTTCCGCGCATACGGTCCCCTCGCGCTGAACGTCATCGCGCAGGTCTACATTGAACTCATTCGCGGCACGCCGATTGTGGTTCAGGTGATGTTCCTTTACTTCGCGCTGCCTCTGCTCGCGCACATCAGGATCGACGGGCTTACCGCCGCCATCATCGCGATCACCGTGAACTCGGGTGCGTACCTTGCCGAGGTCGTGCGCGGCGCCTTGCTGTCCATTCCGAAGGGCTTGATGGAAGCCGGCCTCGCAATGGGATTGTCGATGCCGCGCGTGCTGCTGAAAATCGTCGGGCCGCTGGCGTTCCGCCGGCTGATTCCGCCGCTGGGCAATCAGTGCATCGTGAGTCTGAAGGATACGTCGCTGTTCATCGTCATCGGGGTGGGCGAACTGACGCGCCAGGGCCAGGAAATCATTGCCGGAAATTTTCGCGCGGTTGAAATCTGGTCGGCCGTCGCAGTGATCTATCTGGTCCTCACCGGTGTGATGACGCTGTCGTTGCGTCTCGTTGAAAGAAGGATGCGGATACTATGA
- a CDS encoding zf-TFIIB domain-containing protein has product MKCPVCKTTDLLMTERRSIEIDYCPVCRGIWLDRGELDKLIAQDAGSDDTSASTAARTSRDGHPDRDRDRDRHRDHAYDNNRTYDNHRTDYRGHKKKRSLFDMFDFD; this is encoded by the coding sequence ATGAAATGTCCCGTTTGCAAGACCACTGACTTGCTGATGACCGAGCGCCGCTCGATCGAAATCGACTACTGCCCGGTCTGCCGAGGCATATGGCTCGATCGCGGCGAACTCGACAAACTGATTGCTCAGGACGCAGGGAGCGACGACACGTCGGCGAGCACCGCAGCACGCACGAGCCGGGACGGCCATCCGGATCGTGACCGTGATCGTGACCGCCATCGCGACCATGCGTACGACAACAACCGCACGTACGACAATCACCGAACGGATTATCGCGGGCACAAGAAGAAGCGCTCGCTTTTCGACATGTTCGATTTCGACTGA
- a CDS encoding DUF2182 domain-containing protein encodes MEYVSVNGGREMPGHSIEARVSQRAFFAVSALLFAVSAALTIAGATSMSAMGEMPMPGGWTMSAAWMRMCGQTWPAVAASFLGMWVVMMVAMMLPSLVPMLWRYREAVGAAGEMRLGWLTMLAGVGYFFVWTALGMAAFPLGVALAALEMEMPALARAVPLAVGVIVLSAGALQFTAWKARHLACCRATPGRCLKLPRLPALPADAATAWRYGLRLGLHCSYCCAGLTMVLLVAGVMDLRVMAVVKAAITVERLAPGGERMARIVGVGVVGAGVLLIARAVGLG; translated from the coding sequence ATGGAATACGTCAGCGTCAATGGGGGACGGGAGATGCCGGGACACTCGATCGAAGCGCGCGTTTCGCAGCGGGCGTTCTTCGCCGTCTCGGCGCTGCTCTTCGCCGTCAGCGCGGCGCTGACGATCGCGGGCGCCACCTCCATGTCGGCAATGGGCGAGATGCCGATGCCCGGCGGCTGGACGATGTCGGCGGCGTGGATGCGGATGTGCGGGCAGACGTGGCCCGCTGTTGCCGCGTCGTTCCTCGGCATGTGGGTCGTGATGATGGTCGCGATGATGCTGCCCTCTCTCGTCCCCATGCTGTGGCGCTATCGCGAGGCCGTCGGCGCAGCAGGCGAGATGCGCCTGGGCTGGCTGACGATGCTGGCGGGCGTGGGGTATTTCTTTGTATGGACCGCGCTGGGCATGGCCGCATTTCCGCTGGGCGTCGCGCTGGCGGCGCTCGAGATGGAAATGCCGGCGTTGGCGCGCGCCGTTCCGCTTGCGGTCGGCGTGATCGTGCTGAGCGCCGGGGCGCTGCAGTTCACTGCGTGGAAGGCGCGCCACCTTGCCTGCTGCCGCGCGACACCAGGGCGCTGCCTTAAGTTACCCAGGTTGCCCGCATTGCCCGCGGACGCCGCCACGGCATGGCGGTACGGCCTGCGTCTGGGTCTTCACTGCAGCTACTGCTGTGCCGGCCTGACGATGGTCCTGCTCGTAGCCGGCGTCATGGATTTGCGTGTGATGGCGGTCGTGAAGGCGGCTATTACCGTCGAACGTCTTGCGCCGGGTGGCGAGCGGATGGCGCGCATCGTTGGGGTCGGCGTCGTCGGTGCAGGGGTGCTGTTGATCGCGCGAGCCGTGGGGTTGGGATGA
- the oxlT gene encoding oxalate/formate MFS antiporter: MGHSNASGTGSTPFRQNRWIQLAIGIVCMGLVANLQYAWTLFVVPMDNAHHWGQAAIQTAFTVFIVTETWLVPIEGWLVDKFGPRPVVIGGSVCAALGWIIDAHASSLVELYVAAVIAGIGAGCVYGTCVGTALKWFPDKRGLAAGLTAAGFGAGAAVTVIPIANMIQRSGYEHTFMFFGIFQGVCILLLATMLVRPNPPAFAVAAKRVVASKIDYTPGEMIRSPLFWVLYLMFVFVAAGGIIATAQLGPIAKEFGFAKLPVNLMGITLPLLTMTLSIDNLCNGFTRPLCGFLSDRIGRENTMFMIFLGEGVALLGLMQFGHNPYAFMFFAAAVFLCWGEIFSIFPATCADTFGSKYAAANAGTLYTAKGTASMLVPIASVLSANGGWSTVFISAAVISIAAAVSAKFVLAPMRKRWIENSGARASVIIAEARLQPSSGGSPE; the protein is encoded by the coding sequence ATGGGACATTCCAACGCATCCGGGACAGGCAGTACGCCGTTCCGGCAAAACCGCTGGATACAGCTAGCGATCGGCATCGTATGCATGGGGCTCGTCGCGAATCTGCAGTATGCGTGGACACTGTTTGTCGTACCGATGGACAACGCCCATCACTGGGGCCAGGCAGCAATCCAGACCGCATTCACGGTCTTCATCGTCACCGAAACCTGGCTCGTGCCGATCGAAGGATGGCTCGTCGACAAGTTCGGGCCGCGCCCGGTTGTGATCGGCGGTTCGGTATGCGCGGCGCTCGGCTGGATCATCGACGCGCATGCGAGCAGTCTCGTCGAGCTCTACGTCGCGGCCGTGATCGCCGGAATCGGCGCGGGTTGCGTGTACGGCACCTGCGTCGGCACGGCGCTCAAATGGTTTCCGGACAAACGCGGTCTCGCAGCCGGCTTGACCGCGGCGGGTTTCGGCGCCGGCGCGGCCGTCACCGTGATTCCGATCGCCAACATGATCCAGCGCTCGGGTTACGAGCACACGTTCATGTTCTTCGGCATTTTCCAGGGTGTCTGCATTCTGCTGCTCGCCACCATGCTGGTACGGCCCAATCCACCCGCATTCGCAGTCGCGGCCAAACGCGTGGTCGCCAGCAAGATCGACTACACGCCCGGCGAGATGATCCGCTCGCCGCTCTTCTGGGTGCTGTATCTGATGTTCGTGTTCGTCGCCGCCGGCGGCATTATCGCCACGGCCCAGCTTGGGCCGATCGCGAAGGAATTCGGCTTTGCGAAGCTGCCGGTCAACCTGATGGGCATCACGCTGCCGCTGCTCACGATGACGCTGTCGATCGACAATCTGTGCAACGGCTTCACGCGTCCGTTGTGCGGTTTCCTGTCGGACAGAATCGGCCGCGAAAACACGATGTTCATGATCTTTCTCGGCGAAGGCGTCGCACTGCTGGGGCTCATGCAGTTTGGCCACAACCCCTACGCATTCATGTTCTTCGCCGCCGCCGTGTTCCTGTGCTGGGGCGAAATCTTCTCGATCTTTCCGGCGACCTGTGCGGACACGTTCGGCAGCAAGTATGCCGCGGCCAATGCCGGCACGCTGTATACCGCGAAAGGGACCGCGTCGATGCTGGTGCCGATCGCATCCGTGCTGTCGGCCAACGGCGGGTGGAGCACCGTGTTCATCTCGGCGGCGGTGATCTCGATCGCGGCAGCCGTCTCCGCCAAATTCGTTCTCGCCCCCATGAGAAAGCGCTGGATCGAAAACTCGGGCGCGAGGGCCAGCGTGATCATCGCTGAAGCGCGCCTGCAGCCGTCGTCCGGCGGCTCACCTGAATAA
- the glnQ gene encoding glutamine ABC transporter ATP-binding protein GlnQ, with translation MSMVEFQSVSKSFGHVPVLKNIDLRIENGEVVVIVGPSGSGKSTLLRCINALEKISGGELLVDGLSVKGNASDIRGIRLEAGMVFQQFNLFPQMTALENVMFGPIEVRGATRAEARDQAMALLDKVGLESRANHYPSELSGGQQQRVAIARALAIKPKLMLFDEPTSALDPELRHEVLKVMQDLAMEGMTMIVVTHEIGFAKRVGTRLLFMDNGGIAEDGDPAMLIDNPPTQRLRDFLKHVA, from the coding sequence ATGAGCATGGTCGAATTCCAAAGCGTCTCGAAGAGCTTCGGCCACGTGCCCGTGCTCAAGAACATCGATCTTCGTATCGAGAACGGCGAGGTGGTGGTGATCGTCGGACCTTCGGGTTCGGGCAAATCCACCCTGCTGCGTTGCATCAACGCGCTCGAAAAAATCAGCGGCGGCGAATTGCTTGTCGATGGCTTGAGCGTCAAAGGCAATGCGTCGGACATCCGCGGCATTCGCCTCGAAGCCGGCATGGTGTTTCAGCAGTTCAACCTGTTTCCGCAGATGACCGCGCTCGAAAACGTCATGTTCGGCCCCATCGAGGTCCGCGGCGCAACGCGCGCCGAAGCGCGCGATCAGGCGATGGCGCTACTCGACAAGGTCGGTCTCGAATCGCGGGCCAATCACTATCCGTCGGAGTTGTCCGGCGGACAGCAGCAGCGCGTGGCCATCGCCCGTGCGTTGGCGATCAAACCGAAGCTGATGCTGTTCGACGAGCCGACGTCCGCGCTCGATCCCGAACTTCGCCACGAAGTCCTCAAGGTCATGCAAGACCTCGCGATGGAAGGCATGACGATGATCGTGGTGACGCACGAGATCGGCTTCGCGAAGCGGGTGGGCACACGCCTGCTGTTCATGGACAACGGCGGAATCGCGGAAGACGGCGACCCGGCGATGCTCATCGACAATCCGCCCACGCAACGCTTGCGGGACTTCTTGAAACACGTGGCGTAA
- a CDS encoding aldo/keto reductase → MQHRKLGNSGLDVSAIGLGCMGLSYGYGPATEKSEGIKLIRAAVEQGVTFFDTAEAYGPFFNEELVGEALAPFRDQVVIATKFGFKDGDVSQGLDSRPERIRAVAEASLKRLKTDRIDLFYQHRVDPNVPIEDVAGAVKELIQQGKVKHFGLSEAGAKSIRRAHAVQPVAALQSEYSMWWREPEESVLPTLAELGIGFVPFSPLGKGFLTGAIDANTAFDKTDFRNIVPRFSEENRKANAGLVEVLGRIADGKGATRAQIALAWLLAQKPWIVPIPGTTKLHRLTENVGAAAVELSADDSSAIEAALQAIKVVGDRYPAHLQQRVDR, encoded by the coding sequence ATGCAACATCGCAAGCTTGGAAACAGCGGTCTCGACGTATCGGCGATCGGCCTCGGCTGCATGGGTTTGAGCTATGGCTATGGCCCCGCGACCGAAAAGTCCGAAGGTATCAAACTGATCCGGGCCGCTGTCGAACAGGGCGTGACGTTCTTCGACACCGCCGAAGCCTATGGACCGTTCTTTAACGAGGAACTCGTCGGCGAGGCGCTCGCGCCGTTTCGCGATCAGGTGGTGATCGCCACCAAGTTCGGTTTCAAGGACGGCGACGTGAGCCAGGGCCTGGACAGCCGGCCCGAGCGCATTCGCGCGGTCGCCGAAGCCTCGCTGAAGCGTCTGAAAACCGATCGCATCGACCTGTTCTATCAGCACCGCGTCGACCCGAACGTGCCGATCGAAGACGTCGCCGGCGCGGTCAAGGAGCTGATCCAGCAAGGCAAGGTCAAGCACTTCGGTCTCTCCGAAGCGGGCGCGAAGTCGATCCGGCGCGCCCACGCGGTGCAGCCCGTGGCGGCCCTGCAGAGCGAGTATTCGATGTGGTGGCGCGAGCCGGAAGAATCGGTGCTCCCGACGCTTGCGGAACTGGGCATCGGCTTCGTGCCGTTCAGCCCGCTCGGCAAGGGTTTCCTCACCGGCGCGATCGACGCGAACACCGCGTTCGACAAAACCGATTTCCGCAATATCGTGCCGCGCTTCTCGGAAGAAAACCGCAAGGCCAATGCGGGTCTCGTCGAGGTGCTGGGCCGGATCGCCGACGGCAAAGGCGCCACCCGCGCACAGATCGCCCTGGCCTGGTTGCTGGCGCAGAAGCCGTGGATCGTGCCGATTCCGGGCACCACCAAGCTGCATCGGCTGACAGAGAACGTCGGTGCCGCGGCCGTCGAACTGTCGGCTGACGATTCGTCCGCCATCGAAGCCGCCCTCCAAGCGATCAAGGTGGTCGGCGACCGCTACCCGGCCCATCTGCAGCAGCGCGTGGATCGCTAA
- a CDS encoding glutaminyl-peptide cyclotransferase, with the protein MNKSAAKIEREYGPFPGVNNVGGVTYDGQRVWIAAGDKLNAFDPASGETLRSFDVAAQAGTAFDGQHLYQIANDLIQKIDPDTGRVLGTIPAPGGGGDSGLAWAEGTLWVGRYRDRKIHQIDPQTGAILRTIESNRFVTGVTWSDGELWHGTWEDDASELRRVDPGTGEVLESLEMPPGLIVSGLEADGGDQFFCGGGNSGKVRVVRRPARGAERPVETANE; encoded by the coding sequence ATGAATAAATCAGCCGCCAAAATCGAGCGTGAATACGGGCCCTTTCCGGGTGTCAACAATGTGGGCGGAGTCACGTACGACGGCCAGCGCGTCTGGATTGCTGCCGGAGACAAGCTGAACGCCTTCGATCCGGCGAGCGGAGAAACGCTGCGCTCGTTCGACGTCGCGGCGCAGGCAGGAACGGCCTTCGACGGCCAGCACCTGTATCAGATCGCCAATGACCTTATCCAGAAGATCGATCCGGATACCGGCCGCGTGCTGGGTACGATCCCGGCGCCCGGCGGTGGCGGCGACTCAGGGCTTGCGTGGGCCGAGGGGACGCTGTGGGTGGGGCGCTATCGCGACCGGAAGATCCATCAGATCGATCCCCAAACCGGGGCGATTCTGCGCACCATCGAGTCCAACCGCTTCGTCACCGGGGTCACCTGGAGCGATGGAGAGCTCTGGCACGGCACCTGGGAAGATGACGCGAGCGAGTTGCGACGCGTCGATCCGGGTACGGGAGAAGTGCTGGAGAGCCTGGAAATGCCGCCCGGCCTGATCGTGTCGGGGCTCGAAGCCGATGGTGGCGATCAGTTCTTCTGCGGCGGCGGAAACAGCGGGAAGGTGCGAGTCGTACGCCGGCCCGCGCGAGGCGCCGAGCGTCCCGTCGAGACTGCGAACGAGTAA
- a CDS encoding LysR family transcriptional regulator, with protein MARAGLSELTAFVAIADQRSFRAAARILGVSPSALSHSMRGLEARLAVRLLNRTTRSVALTEAGEQLLRRVRPAIADLEEAVNQVASEHDRPSGSIRISASEASARPLIRHVLPDFLTAYPDIHVEFVVDTRLVDIVADGFDAGIRVYNDVPRDMIAVRFGGDMRFAAVASPDYLAHHVPPKAPHDLMQHRCIRFRFDSGALYRWDLEYRGKSASIDVAGPMTLGNLNLMIEAALAGIGIAWVPEDHVSEHLESGRLIHVLPEWSPTFPGLSLYYPANRHPPTALRLFAQAVRDWASRG; from the coding sequence ATGGCGCGCGCCGGGCTGTCCGAGCTAACCGCATTCGTCGCCATCGCCGACCAGCGAAGTTTCCGCGCGGCGGCGCGCATATTGGGGGTTTCGCCCTCGGCGCTGAGCCATTCGATGCGGGGTCTGGAGGCGCGGCTGGCCGTGCGGCTGCTGAACCGCACGACGCGATCCGTCGCGCTCACCGAGGCGGGCGAGCAGCTCCTGCGGCGGGTGCGGCCCGCCATCGCGGATCTGGAAGAGGCAGTGAATCAGGTCGCGTCGGAACACGACCGGCCGTCGGGCTCGATCCGGATCAGTGCGTCGGAGGCGTCGGCGAGGCCGCTGATCCGCCATGTGCTGCCTGACTTCCTGACGGCGTATCCGGACATTCACGTCGAATTCGTCGTGGACACGCGGCTCGTGGACATCGTGGCCGATGGTTTCGATGCGGGCATACGCGTCTATAACGACGTGCCGCGCGATATGATCGCCGTCCGGTTCGGGGGCGACATGCGTTTCGCCGCGGTGGCCTCGCCGGACTATCTTGCGCATCATGTGCCGCCGAAAGCGCCGCACGATCTGATGCAGCACCGCTGCATCCGCTTCCGCTTCGATAGCGGCGCGCTTTACCGGTGGGATCTCGAATATCGAGGCAAGAGCGCCAGCATCGATGTTGCTGGACCGATGACGCTCGGCAATCTCAACCTGATGATCGAGGCCGCCCTGGCCGGAATCGGCATTGCCTGGGTTCCGGAGGATCATGTATCGGAGCACCTGGAGTCGGGCCGGCTGATCCATGTGCTGCCTGAATGGAGTCCGACCTTTCCCGGCCTGTCCTTGTATTACCCCGCAAACCGCCATCCGCCGACCGCGCTGAGATTGTTCGCGCAAGCGGTGCGCGACTGGGCGAGCAGGGGGTAA
- a CDS encoding helix-turn-helix domain-containing protein gives MDSLVTAAARALAAGDPLGALNRVALRDDAPALALRGIAMAQLGDLVRAKALVRSAARAFGPKEPVARARCVVAEAEIALASRDLTWPAKALDAARATLEAHGDRLNAAHARYLDVRRLLLIGRLDEAERLLAQLDPAPFPPALRAAHELVVAGIALRRLQTNAARAALAGAERAARHAGIPSLTAEVESARLLLDTPAARLIAQGEERLLLLEEVEALLASKALVVDACRYVVREANIVVPLARRPVLFSLARALAEAWPDDVSRDTLIARAFRTKHADESHRARLRVEMGRLRALLGPLAGVSATKRGFALVPHGAREVVVLARPVEEPHAMVLAFLADGESWSSSALAIALDASQRTMQRALDSLAAAGKVQSFGRGRARRWMTPPLPGFTTTLLLPAPLTE, from the coding sequence ATGGACTCGCTAGTGACGGCTGCGGCGCGGGCGCTCGCCGCCGGCGACCCGCTCGGCGCGCTGAACCGGGTCGCCTTGCGCGACGACGCGCCGGCGCTCGCGCTGCGGGGCATCGCGATGGCGCAGCTCGGCGATCTCGTTCGGGCGAAAGCGCTGGTGCGCAGCGCGGCACGCGCCTTCGGTCCGAAAGAGCCTGTGGCCCGCGCGAGGTGCGTGGTCGCCGAGGCCGAAATCGCGCTCGCCTCGCGCGATCTCACCTGGCCTGCGAAGGCGCTCGACGCCGCGCGGGCGACGCTCGAAGCTCACGGCGACCGGTTGAACGCCGCGCATGCGCGGTATCTCGACGTCCGGCGCCTCCTCCTGATCGGGCGCCTCGACGAGGCCGAGCGCCTGCTCGCCCAACTCGATCCCGCGCCCTTCCCGCCCGCCTTGCGCGCCGCGCACGAGCTGGTCGTCGCGGGGATCGCACTGCGCCGTCTCCAGACCAACGCAGCGCGTGCTGCCCTCGCGGGCGCTGAGCGCGCCGCGCGTCACGCCGGCATCCCGTCGCTGACGGCGGAGGTCGAAAGCGCACGCCTTTTGCTGGACACACCCGCGGCCCGTCTGATTGCACAGGGCGAAGAGCGGCTGCTCCTGCTTGAGGAGGTTGAAGCGCTACTGGCGTCGAAGGCGCTCGTCGTGGACGCGTGCCGTTATGTCGTACGTGAAGCAAACATCGTGGTCCCGCTCGCGAGGCGTCCCGTGTTGTTCTCGCTCGCCCGCGCATTGGCCGAAGCGTGGCCCGACGACGTATCGAGGGACACACTCATCGCACGGGCATTCCGGACGAAGCACGCCGATGAATCGCATCGCGCGCGGCTGCGCGTCGAAATGGGACGGCTGCGCGCGTTGCTTGGGCCGCTGGCCGGCGTGAGCGCGACGAAGCGCGGCTTCGCGCTGGTGCCGCACGGCGCGCGCGAGGTCGTCGTGCTCGCGCGGCCGGTTGAAGAACCGCATGCGATGGTGCTCGCCTTCCTCGCCGACGGCGAGTCGTGGTCGAGCTCGGCGCTCGCAATCGCGTTGGACGCCAGCCAGCGCACCATGCAGCGGGCGCTCGACTCGCTGGCGGCAGCCGGCAAGGTGCAGTCGTTCGGCCGCGGGCGGGCGCGACGCTGGATGACGCCGCCCCTACCCGGATTCACGACGACTTTGTTACTCCCCGCTCCCCTAACCGAGTGA
- a CDS encoding DUF899 domain-containing protein, translating into MSTTHTIGTREQWLAARLELLKAEKALTRQSDALAQQRQALPWVRIDKAYRFETAAGSASLADLFEGRSQLLVYHFMFGPDYKAGCPSCSSIADGFDGIAVHLANHDVTLSAVSRAPLEKLQAYQRRMGWTFPWASSAGSDFNFDFNIAFTEAQQREGRIEYNYARGGHAMDETQVVPEPVAQFAATCGTDAATFTRDRPGLSAFVLEDGVVYHTYSTYARGVDGIWGMYQWLDREPRGRNETGVWWKRHDEYETR; encoded by the coding sequence ATGAGCACGACACATACGATCGGAACGCGCGAACAGTGGCTGGCGGCGCGGCTCGAGCTGCTCAAGGCGGAGAAGGCGCTCACGCGGCAGAGCGACGCGCTGGCGCAGCAACGGCAGGCGCTGCCCTGGGTGCGAATCGACAAGGCGTACCGGTTCGAAACCGCGGCGGGAAGCGCCTCGCTGGCAGACCTGTTCGAAGGACGCTCCCAGCTCCTCGTGTACCACTTCATGTTCGGGCCGGACTACAAGGCGGGCTGCCCGTCGTGCTCGTCGATCGCCGATGGGTTCGACGGCATCGCCGTTCATCTGGCGAATCACGACGTCACGCTGTCGGCCGTGTCGCGGGCGCCGCTCGAGAAGCTGCAGGCGTATCAGCGCCGGATGGGGTGGACGTTCCCCTGGGCGTCATCGGCGGGCAGCGACTTCAACTTCGACTTCAACATTGCGTTCACCGAGGCGCAACAGCGTGAAGGGCGCATCGAATACAACTACGCGCGCGGCGGCCACGCGATGGACGAAACACAGGTCGTCCCGGAACCCGTCGCCCAGTTCGCGGCCACTTGCGGAACCGACGCGGCGACGTTCACGCGAGACAGGCCGGGCTTGAGCGCGTTCGTCCTCGAGGACGGCGTTGTTTATCACACGTATTCCACCTATGCGCGGGGCGTCGACGGCATCTGGGGCATGTACCAGTGGCTCGACCGCGAGCCCAGGGGGCGCAACGAGACGGGCGTCTGGTGGAAGCGTCATGACGAGTACGAAACGCGCTGA